The following nucleotide sequence is from Streptomyces pactum.
GCCATGACGCACAGCACCACCGACCCGCTGCACGCCCTGGCCCATGAGCACCTGCCCGACGGGATCGCCGCCCGGTGGCTCGGACTGCTGCGGCCGAGCCTCCGTCTGGAGCGCGCCACGGACGCGGACACCCCCGTCGGACGGCTCGGTGGCCTGCCCGAGCTGCCGGAGGGGGTGGAGTGGCCCGTGTGGGAGGGGCACGGTCCGCTCTCCCTGGTGGCCTCCGTGGACTGCGCCGCGCTCCCCGCCGCCGGGCTGGACATCCCCCTGCCCACCGACGGCACGCTGGCCTTCTTCCACTTCGACGGCCGGCTGGACGACGGTGCGGCGGTGGTCGCCTCCGACGATCCGGACAGCTGGTCCGGAGCGAGGGTGGTGTACGTACCGGCCGGCACCCCGGTGACCCGCGCCGCCGCGCCCGAGGGACTGCCCCCGTACCCGGAGGTGCCGCTGGCGGCCCGGCTGGAGACCACGGCGCCCTACCCCTGGCACCCGGTGGTGTACCGGGAGTTCGCTCCCATGCCCGA
It contains:
- a CDS encoding YwqG family protein, with amino-acid sequence MTHSTTDPLHALAHEHLPDGIAARWLGLLRPSLRLERATDADTPVGRLGGLPELPEGVEWPVWEGHGPLSLVASVDCAALPAAGLDIPLPTDGTLAFFHFDGRLDDGAAVVASDDPDSWSGARVVYVPAGTPVTRAAAPEGLPPYPEVPLAARLETTAPYPWHPVVYREFAPMPDDHPVWGEEFREAVDELTAGTEHRLGGHATPVQDEVEAAVARHALGCPPWNDPRIGQEALRWVLLAQFDSDDDAGMMWGDAGALYWLMRPEDLALRRFDRARFTWQCG